The Pungitius pungitius chromosome 13, fPunPun2.1, whole genome shotgun sequence genome includes the window GTAACTGTAACGGACACACACGGACGTCACCGCTAGATGTCGCTAGAGTTGCGTTTAAGATGGCCTCACACAAAGGTTTGTGTCTTTCCTTTCGCCCTGTTTATTAGGTTGATGATTATTTTGTGCCTTATGGACCCCAGGAGGGAGGAAACACGGGGAGATCTCGAAAACAGCTCATGATTGTTCGAAATATCCCGACGCAATGCTACCAGATATGTGGAttgagtgtgtttgcgtgtatgTGTTTCGAAATCTAAAATGATGACAGTGAAACGGATGTGTGGAGTTTTTTCTGTGGAAATATGTCTCCTTTGTGATGACGCTGTCCTGAATGATACCACGATGTGTAGTAGCCCATGCCAGTTAACAGTATATCTTCACTGCTGGACTGAGAGGCAAAACTATTGTTGCATCAATATTACATCTGCACATCATTTCACATGTTTCACCCAACATTTCAGCATGCTATTTGAAAGAATAGGTTCCAGGCTACCAACCAAAACTGGAATGATGTTTAAAAAGTTTCCGTGGTTATAATTCATCCACAGACCTGGATGGGGTCCAAGTGACCTTTTGATTTTTGTGAATTTAAGTCACCTCACCCATAGTGAGCGGCCAACGTCCCCTTCAGGTCAGGCTGCCGACAGATGCACATAAATAGCCGCTTCTGTTGCAGGTAAATGAGGCGGCAAGAATGCATGAAGTTCATGGGAAAGTCAAGCCTCGACTTTGTTCAGTCACTCTGTAACATAAGCAGGCGAGAGTTTATCCTCCAGTTTTGTCACTGCACAAACTGAAGATATGTTGTATTACTGGGACTGAAACCTACACGAGTCATAAAAAACATGCACTCTGAAAATCATACAAGAACAAAACTAAACCTTGTTCATAATCTGTCATtgagttttaaaaacacatttacctTCAGCGCAAATAATATTTGTGTCAAGACAAaaatagacttcttgtctgaataaatgttttgaaagttATATGGAAACTGTATTTTACTTTCTAATGGAAAAAGAGAGGCATAATGTCACTATTAAACCGTGATAAAAGTGCCATTCCACCGTATACACAGAAAATCTTCTGTTGTCTAATAATGGCTGTATTGATCTCCTTTAATTGAGCGGTCAtcaattggggaaaaaaaatattgtttttggttCCCCACTTACCTCTTTTGGTCCAGGCTTTTAACCACGTTAGGCTCTGAACACGAGCCAATTCTGCTGCAGTTGACCGCTGTAAGCCCTCTCCTGTGACTTTGATTGCGGTTGACATGGGGTTCACTTTGTAATAGCAGACTGTGGGTCCGAAACTGTAAAAGGGATCAGTCAggaaataaggaaaaaaaatgaacttaaCTTGGATGTGTTCATTTGAGTTGGGCCTCCTCTGAAGCTAAAACATCAATTATGTAAACACTATTCATAATAACCCTCATTACAGTCATTATCATAGTTTAAATGGAGCTTACACCCCATTAAGTGTTCATTTGTATAAAAGTATTTTCGCTTGAGAAATTTAAATCGGGAATTCAGTATTTCTGAAAATTCTCTCCCATCATTCGTCTCTCTACATCAACcacaaaaaatgcattatgtGAAAACATAAGATGTCGTTTTTGTAATTTTGTACTGGTTTAACATATAGTGTTCACCCTACCGGTAAGtattaatgttttattatcaatCAACATATAATCCAGTTCAATTTAATGTGACTTTTATGACAGTGATCAACAGAAAACAACTTTTAATCAAACTGAAAACAGATCTCTAAAAGTGatccataaaatacaaacataaaaGACAAAATACATGCTCGCAGAAGGTATTCAaccaaattaataaaataaaacacatactGTGGCAGCCTGTTAGTTTTATAAGGTTAGGACATGATTTGTTAAgtactatttgtttttattgattaaaacaatGACGCCATGCAGAACTGCaagccaaaaaaacattttattctggTCTGTAATAAACAGTATGAGGGCTCAACCTTGTGTTCcttttgttgaaatgaaattATAAAATGTCTCTCTCTTCGAGACCAAATTACTGTCCAATCTGTTGTTTTAAACATATGTGATACTTCTGCAGGCTAAAGGCAGAACAGCCAATGAGTAACGAGACAATAACCAAAAGGCTCACACTGTCATTTCACTGTCAGTTTGTCACCACAGAGGCCACCTTCTTCCTCTTGTGAGCACTTGATTGAAAGTGGTTGAAATCTGCGTGAAACCATCTGTTTGAAAAGAAAGGAGTAGAAATGAGGGAAGTTCACAATGTTTTGATGTTGAAGTGGCTGACGTCCTAATAGGTGCTTGCCTGCTTCCTCCATCAACCATTAATCCGCGACAGCTGCATCAGCCACGAGATTCCCTTGTCAACCGAGCCTGAGCCTTTGGTTTGGGGTAAAGATGAGTTCAAGGCGCTTTAGGGGAACGTTGCCTTTGAGTGAAACCTTCCTGCTATTGTACAAAGTTATTTGGAACAGTGAACCCCCCTCCCAGAACCAAACGTTATACGCATAAtgaacaacaataacacaaaagtGTATGCAACAATATTATTATAGCACGATCATTggattaaattacttttttattctaatttataTAAGTATCTTTTTCATAATTTAAACAATACACAAGTACAAAATACCACCTTGTCTAAAATATCGTAATACATAACCTAGTAACCATCACAAATTATTTTTAACCAAGTTTCacatcaaaatacaaaaatatctcTGGTTTCCTTATAATATTTTTGAAGTTTTATTAGGGTGTTGTTGGGTGTGAATGAATTGCAGATGCTCTCCTCCATATTTCCTTTTAGAGATACACAAAGCAAGGATGTACAAGCATTGTATGTATTTACAATGTTGACTGTGATTTGTTTAAAAGTATGAACAGATGTGCACAGTatgcaaaaatgcaaaaagacTCTTTGTAATCTCTGTCATCTGAGTGAGATTGAGTAAGCTGCCCGATGACACTTTGATAAAGTCTTTTTTATAGCCTTCGTGTccaaagaaaacatgaacacaaagtcGTTGTGACCTGCTTGAAAAGCGCCTACATTCTGAGATAAAAGAGATAAAGGGTCCTGTCTTCAATATTATTTCAAACACAGAACCAAGAAAACTGAGTCCCCCAGACATGTGGAGCCATGACTTTACACGCGTGACACTGTTCCTCTTGCTAAGCCAGACGCCAGACAATGTGCCCCTTCAGGTCTGCTGCCTGCAAGGCAACAGAGGTGGAAGTGAATTCTCTACAGCCCATGTTTCCTACGGGAATAACATCAGCCAAAGTGACTTTGTTCATCAGAATTATGAAACCCCTTTAAAAAACGGAGTCATGCTTATGTCTCCCTTTGCActattcttctttctctccataTTCGCCCCGTTTGGTCCTGCGCCGACATTGACCATCCCTTCCTATCTGCAGGAGCAGGACAGGACGGACATATTGGGGTAAACCTTGAGCACCGGGTTCCTGGATTCATCCTGGTAGAGCACAGCCAGTGGACTCATCCTTTCTGGAACGCAGCAGGGCTCGGGAACTCCAGGGATGATCCCGACGGCCCGGACTATGCTCTGGATGGTGGCGTGGTTGGACGGCATCGTCTGCTGGGAGCATTTGAGTGGTAGGGGAGAGGCATGCACATAAGAAAATCAATGAAAGGGAGACGAGAAACACAGCTGCTTCTTAGTATAACTTGGTCATGCTGTTGTAGACATTTATGCTCCTACCTTGGGCATGGGGAAGCCACATGTGCCAGCACAGTAGTAGGCATCAAAGGCCTTGGGTGCTATAACCCAATGGCTCCAGCCAATATCTGCAAAATCAACTCTGAGGTTCCTCCTGGAGCAGCCTCTGTTCCGGGAGTTGCCCCACTGCCTCCTCCTGGCCTTGCGCATTGTTTGTTCATCAAAACTCAGGACAGGGGACTCAGAGTTAGCGTTCGCCTTGTGCAATTCCCCACCCATTCCCTCTTTTCTCCATTCATGCTTAAGTCCGTCACTAGTGGTCAGCCTGCGACTgtccttcatttttttctcgGCTGAGTTATCGGCTTTGAGCCCCTCTgcatctctttctccttctctgagAACAAGAGGGTCTTCTTTATCAAGCTCTCCTCTGCCTTGATCCGCTCCATCTTCCTTCTggctctttctcttcttttccttccttcctgatTCAGGCTTAAGTGCCAGGTACCAAGTGCTCTCCCAGAGGTCTTCCTTTCTGTACCTGTCGGGCCAGTGGTCAACCTCTGGCAGCTCGTTGTTCTGGATGGTGTCAGAGAGCGGAGCTGCTTCCCTTCTCCCTCGTCCTTTTGTTGTCTCTGGTGAGGAGTTAGGTCTGTCGTTGAACGGGTCATATCTCTGGAGGCTTGCGGCCACGCTGTTGGGCTCTGCCAAGGCTTGGTCGTCTGCATACAGTAACAGATAGGGCAGGCTCCCACCAGGCAGCACCCCCTCTGGTTTCCTCTGGTAGTCCAACTCCACTGACACCACGAGATGACCCTTGTCTCTGGCTTCCTTTATGGCCTCGGTCACATCTTTCATCTGCCACAC containing:
- the gdf10a gene encoding growth/differentiation factor 10 isoform X1; this translates as MAALCTIPSHLLLLILHSFLGAASVRIIRGGYGSERDSSIQPSPDPSSDELQDMLSRHMAKLYEKYSRENRLREGNTVRSFRTIQDSSEEMTVYTLNLTTLQDSEVVLSASFHFLLNRRPHQKPWLCKRLKRQSCRSSAVRPSASVSLLLRAVSSESEVRPGSMGSLLANVTFHPHRRGVWQMKDVTEAIKEARDKGHLVVSVELDYQRKPEGVLPGGSLPYLLLYADDQALAEPNSVAASLQRYDPFNDRPNSSPETTKGRGRREAAPLSDTIQNNELPEVDHWPDRYRKEDLWESTWYLALKPESGRKEKKRKSQKEDGADQGRGELDKEDPLVLREGERDAEGLKADNSAEKKMKDSRRLTTSDGLKHEWRKEGMGGELHKANANSESPVLSFDEQTMRKARRRQWGNSRNRGCSRRNLRVDFADIGWSHWVIAPKAFDAYYCAGTCGFPMPKQTMPSNHATIQSIVRAVGIIPGVPEPCCVPERMSPLAVLYQDESRNPVLKVYPNMSVLSCSCR
- the gdf10a gene encoding growth/differentiation factor 10 isoform X2; translation: MAALCTIPSHLLLLILHSFLGAASVRIIRGGYGSERDSSIQPSPDPSSDELQDMLSRHMAKLYEKYSRENRLREGNTVRSFRTIQDSSEEMTVYTLNLTTLQDSEVVLSASFHFLLNRRPHQKPWLCKRLKRQSCRSSAVRPSASVSLLLRAVSSESEVRPGSMGSLLANVTFHPHRRGVWQMKDVTEAIKEARDKGHLVVSVELDYQRKPEGVLPGGSLPYLLLYADDQALAEPNSVAASLQRYDPFNDRPNSSPETTKGRGRREAAPLSDTIQNNELPEVDHWPDRYRKEDLWESTWYLALKPESGRKEKKRKSQKEDGADQGRGELDKEDPLVLREGERDAEGLKADNSAEKKMKDSRRLTTSDGLKHEWRKEGMGGELHKANANSESPVLSFDEQTMRKARRRQWGNSRNRGCSRRNLRVDFADIGWSHWVIAPKAFDAYYCAGTCGFPMPKTMPSNHATIQSIVRAVGIIPGVPEPCCVPERMSPLAVLYQDESRNPVLKVYPNMSVLSCSCR